In a single window of the Allobranchiibius huperziae genome:
- a CDS encoding NADH-quinone oxidoreductase subunit M produces the protein MVAALLVAPLAPLLGGVALIAADRSRLRIATAAAYGVALALAVVALAAALLSVWKRPAIDHSWVPAIGMRLHLAIDGISAPLVVLTAAIGVLVVLHAGWKEPSATYLGALLMVTGGALATFLVQDAIAFFLAFELVLVPMWLLIARFGDTTRPGERDRAATMFVLYTVLGSTLMLVGILVLVVSAGTSDLTRLQTAHLAGSTQTVVAALLMIGIGIKIPIWPLHSWLPAAHTAAPTGGSVLLAAVLLKMGTYAVVRLVVFPLPGGLHTVAPFVAVFAVIGILVGGLVCLVERSLKRLIAWSSVAHMGFVVLALMTGTTLGVQAALYGNIAHGVISALLFVVVGGLKKRWGGDDLQTARHALRQVSPRLGLALVVGFAGSLALPGLAGFWGEILTLFSAWSPGDRPLTLFRILAVAAATGSVLAAAYALRVLRGVWAGTGSLPYDGDVVADDAHSVEWVVIALLVAGVVALGVWPIPVMHQTAYGLAHVSRVLVGGAP, from the coding sequence GTGGTAGCAGCCCTGCTCGTCGCCCCACTCGCACCGTTGCTCGGTGGGGTCGCACTGATCGCCGCCGACCGCAGCCGCCTGCGGATCGCGACCGCGGCGGCGTACGGCGTCGCCCTCGCGCTCGCAGTCGTCGCGCTGGCCGCGGCCCTCCTCTCCGTCTGGAAGCGTCCGGCGATCGACCACTCGTGGGTGCCCGCCATCGGGATGCGGCTGCACCTCGCCATCGACGGCATCAGCGCGCCGCTGGTGGTGCTCACGGCGGCGATCGGCGTGCTCGTGGTGCTGCACGCCGGGTGGAAGGAGCCCTCCGCGACGTATCTCGGCGCGTTGCTGATGGTCACCGGAGGCGCACTCGCGACGTTCCTCGTGCAGGACGCCATCGCGTTCTTCCTGGCGTTCGAGCTCGTGCTGGTGCCGATGTGGCTGCTCATCGCGCGATTCGGCGACACCACCCGCCCCGGTGAGCGCGACCGAGCCGCAACGATGTTCGTGCTCTACACCGTGCTCGGCTCGACGCTCATGCTGGTCGGGATCCTGGTGCTCGTGGTGTCTGCGGGCACCTCCGACCTCACCCGGCTGCAGACGGCCCACCTGGCGGGGAGCACCCAGACCGTGGTCGCCGCGCTCCTCATGATCGGCATCGGCATCAAGATCCCCATCTGGCCGCTGCACTCGTGGCTGCCCGCGGCGCACACGGCCGCGCCGACCGGCGGTTCGGTGCTCCTCGCGGCGGTGCTGCTGAAGATGGGCACCTACGCCGTGGTGCGCCTGGTGGTCTTCCCCCTGCCGGGTGGCCTGCACACCGTCGCGCCCTTCGTCGCGGTCTTCGCGGTGATCGGGATCCTGGTCGGCGGGCTCGTCTGCCTGGTCGAACGCAGCCTCAAGCGACTCATCGCGTGGTCGTCGGTGGCGCACATGGGGTTCGTGGTGCTGGCCCTGATGACCGGCACCACGCTCGGGGTCCAGGCCGCGCTCTACGGCAACATCGCGCACGGCGTCATCTCGGCGCTCCTCTTCGTCGTCGTCGGGGGCCTGAAGAAGCGCTGGGGCGGCGACGACCTGCAGACCGCGCGTCACGCGCTGCGCCAGGTCAGCCCGCGCCTCGGGCTCGCGCTCGTCGTGGGGTTCGCCGGGTCGCTCGCACTGCCCGGTCTGGCGGGCTTCTGGGGCGAGATCCTCACGCTCTTCTCGGCCTGGTCCCCCGGCGACCGGCCGCTCACCCTCTTCCGGATCCTGGCGGTGGCCGCGGCCACGGGGTCGGTCCTCGCGGCGGCGTACGCGCTGCGGGTGCTGCGCGGCGTCTGGGCGGGCACCGGCTCCCTCCCGTACGACGGTGACGTCGTCGCCGATGACGCGCACTCGGTGGAGTGGGTCGTCATCGCGCTGCTAGTGGCCGGTGTCGTGGCGCTCGGCGTGTGGCCGATCCCGGTCATGCATCAGACGGCGTACGGCCTCGCCCACGTCTCCCGCGTGCTGGTCGGGGGTGCGCCGTGA
- a CDS encoding proton-conducting transporter membrane subunit, with the protein MIDTLTDSSGWPVHPSQLIVLLPALAAGLSLVLVRRARVPAFVIALLGSLLGLVAAAALMVQQLRGTAEGSSGTVGALPLGRVLQAPMRLGVDRFAVLLAVTVALVALVVQLVARWYLREDARYAGFAATVSLFTAAMQLVVLSDDVLLTVVGWELMGWCSYLLIGHDSEREKARRAAYKAFLVTRLADAPFAIGLILLATGAHTTAISGIVTHWQARPSALLTGGLIAVIVGVAGKSAQVPFQDWLPDAMEGPTPASALIHAATMVAAGTVVLARLLPLLERSDTARTVLVLVAGVSTVLAGFLAYCQTDLKRLLAWSTVSQVGLMLIGIAVVPVGHRGDLALNHLVSHAMFKALLFLVFGWLSVLVGGTVVARMSGATRAHPATRALVAIGLLSLAGVPPMAGFVSKDLIVDEAATRAVDGDGVSRIAFVALALSVALTAAYCMRAWLILDHRSVVERHEALEIVQDSVTVEEVGIVELFVTSAQVDRRGREVGQAAPVPVEPEPEPKPERIPRPDAASRLGLRVLAILAVVGGLVVTTPLIDLDWAHPAWALIAATLLLMAAVAVFVRVQSLGTPYGDAAARLPITLRSRADRGLGMDGVYVALTRPVLALARLVADGERGLETGVHSTAKGARGLAGAGARLQNGTPTAGLVAVAVGVVAVGLIGISLW; encoded by the coding sequence GTGATCGACACGCTGACCGACAGCAGCGGCTGGCCGGTGCACCCCTCGCAGCTGATCGTCCTGCTGCCGGCCCTGGCCGCCGGCCTCTCCCTGGTGCTGGTGCGCCGGGCCCGCGTGCCCGCGTTCGTCATCGCCCTGCTCGGCTCGCTCCTCGGCCTGGTCGCGGCTGCGGCGCTGATGGTGCAACAGCTGCGCGGCACGGCCGAGGGGTCCAGCGGCACCGTCGGCGCACTGCCGCTGGGGCGGGTGCTGCAGGCGCCGATGCGGCTCGGCGTCGACCGGTTCGCCGTGCTGCTCGCCGTCACCGTCGCGCTGGTCGCGCTCGTCGTCCAGCTGGTCGCCCGCTGGTATCTGCGCGAGGACGCGCGGTACGCCGGGTTCGCCGCCACCGTGAGCCTCTTCACCGCCGCCATGCAGCTGGTGGTGCTGTCCGACGACGTGCTGCTCACCGTCGTCGGCTGGGAGCTGATGGGCTGGTGCTCCTACCTGCTCATCGGCCACGACAGCGAGCGGGAGAAGGCCCGGCGGGCGGCGTACAAGGCGTTCCTCGTCACCCGGCTGGCGGACGCGCCCTTCGCGATCGGCCTGATCCTGCTCGCCACCGGCGCCCACACCACCGCCATCTCCGGGATCGTCACGCACTGGCAGGCGCGCCCTTCGGCACTGCTCACCGGCGGTCTCATCGCGGTGATCGTCGGCGTCGCGGGCAAGTCCGCGCAGGTGCCGTTCCAGGACTGGCTGCCCGACGCGATGGAGGGCCCGACGCCCGCCTCGGCGCTCATCCACGCGGCCACCATGGTCGCCGCCGGCACCGTCGTCCTGGCCCGGCTGCTGCCCTTGCTCGAGCGCTCCGACACCGCGCGCACCGTCCTCGTCCTGGTCGCCGGGGTCTCCACCGTGCTGGCCGGCTTCCTCGCCTACTGCCAGACCGACCTCAAGCGGCTGCTCGCCTGGTCCACCGTCTCCCAGGTCGGTCTGATGCTGATCGGGATCGCGGTCGTGCCGGTGGGCCACCGGGGCGATCTGGCGTTGAACCACCTGGTCTCGCACGCGATGTTCAAGGCCCTGCTCTTCCTGGTCTTCGGCTGGCTGTCGGTCCTGGTCGGCGGCACGGTCGTCGCGCGGATGTCCGGCGCCACCCGCGCCCACCCCGCGACCCGCGCCCTGGTCGCGATCGGGCTGCTGTCGCTCGCCGGTGTGCCCCCGATGGCGGGCTTCGTCAGCAAGGACCTGATCGTCGACGAGGCCGCCACTCGCGCGGTCGACGGCGACGGCGTCAGTCGGATCGCGTTCGTGGCGCTGGCACTCTCGGTCGCCCTGACAGCCGCCTACTGCATGCGTGCCTGGCTGATCCTCGACCACCGCTCCGTCGTGGAGCGGCACGAGGCGCTGGAGATCGTGCAGGACTCGGTCACCGTCGAGGAGGTGGGCATCGTGGAGCTGTTCGTGACCAGCGCGCAGGTCGACCGGCGCGGCCGGGAGGTGGGCCAGGCGGCCCCCGTGCCCGTCGAACCCGAACCCGAGCCGAAACCGGAGCGGATCCCGCGGCCGGACGCCGCTTCGCGGCTCGGGCTGCGGGTGCTCGCGATCCTCGCCGTCGTGGGCGGCCTCGTGGTGACGACCCCCTTGATCGACCTGGACTGGGCGCATCCGGCGTGGGCGCTGATCGCCGCCACCCTGCTGCTCATGGCCGCCGTCGCCGTCTTCGTCCGGGTGCAGTCCCTCGGCACGCCGTACGGCGACGCGGCTGCGCGTCTGCCGATCACCCTGCGCAGCAGGGCCGACCGCGGCCTCGGGATGGACGGGGTCTACGTCGCCCTCACTCGTCCGGTGCTGGCGCTGGCGCGGCTGGTGGCCGACGGCGAGCGCGGGCTGGAGACCGGCGTGCACTCCACCGCCAAGGGGGCGCGTGGGCTCGCCGGAGCGGGCGCGCGGCTGCAGAACGGCACGCCGACCGCCGGCCTGGTCGCGGTCGCCGTCGGTGTCGTCGCCGTCGGCCTGATCGGGATATCCCTGTGGTAG
- the nuoK gene encoding NADH-quinone oxidoreductase subunit NuoK → MIHLWPPLLLVAILFGTGLFGVLARRNAVLVLVGVELMLAAAGLLFVTFGSTIRDTARAGHVLTIFLITIAAAEIAVALAVILAVYRSRGDIDVTVAGEDDL, encoded by the coding sequence GTGATCCACCTCTGGCCACCGCTGCTGCTGGTCGCGATCCTCTTCGGCACCGGGCTCTTCGGTGTGCTGGCCCGTCGCAACGCGGTGCTGGTGCTGGTCGGCGTCGAGTTGATGCTGGCCGCCGCCGGGCTGCTCTTCGTCACCTTCGGATCCACCATCCGCGACACCGCCCGCGCCGGGCACGTGCTCACCATCTTCCTGATCACGATTGCGGCCGCCGAGATCGCCGTCGCGCTCGCGGTGATCCTGGCCGTCTACCGTTCGCGCGGTGACATCGACGTGACCGTGGCAGGTGAGGACGACCTGTGA
- a CDS encoding NADH-quinone oxidoreductase subunit J translates to MTTYDIFFSILGILCAASGLAAVTTRHLMHAALWLIVCLATLAGCYLVLGAELVALVQLLVYVGAIVVLVLFALMLTRAPIGRSHDHDTPLLQRAVALVIAGSAGVLLGIVLITGVRGGTVRVHGGSTNGLARMLFSTWVWPFELLSLLLLAALVGALAMSRSLVPARATRRTGEDS, encoded by the coding sequence GTGACGACGTACGACATCTTCTTCTCGATCCTCGGAATCCTCTGCGCCGCCAGTGGGCTCGCGGCGGTCACGACCCGGCACCTGATGCACGCCGCGCTGTGGCTGATCGTGTGCCTCGCGACCCTGGCCGGGTGCTACCTGGTGCTCGGTGCCGAGCTGGTCGCGCTGGTGCAGCTGCTGGTCTACGTCGGCGCGATCGTCGTGCTGGTGCTCTTCGCCCTCATGCTCACCCGCGCGCCGATCGGCCGCAGCCACGACCACGACACCCCGCTGCTGCAGCGCGCGGTCGCCCTCGTCATCGCCGGATCCGCCGGGGTCCTGCTCGGCATCGTGCTCATCACCGGCGTCCGCGGCGGCACCGTGCGGGTGCACGGCGGCTCGACGAACGGGCTCGCCCGGATGCTCTTCTCCACGTGGGTCTGGCCGTTCGAGCTGCTGTCGCTGCTGCTCCTCGCGGCGCTCGTCGGGGCGCTGGCGATGAGCCGGTCGCTGGTGCCCGCGCGCGCGACCCGCCGCACCGGGGAGGACTCGTGA
- a CDS encoding NuoI/complex I 23 kDa subunit family protein, producing the protein MTDQDKKGFVPGLLKGMGTTARAMTKHAHTQEYPDVSPRLPPRSRGVIALEESNCTSCMLCARECPDWCIYIDSHKETVPPTTEGGRERKENVLDRFAIDFSLCMYCGICIEVCPFDALFWSPEFEYAETDIRDLLHEKDRLGQWMATVPAPPALDQGAPTSPQPSHVGGSTEPPETEQPAP; encoded by the coding sequence ATGACCGATCAGGACAAGAAGGGCTTCGTCCCCGGACTGCTCAAGGGCATGGGCACCACCGCGCGGGCGATGACCAAGCACGCGCACACCCAGGAGTACCCCGACGTCTCACCGCGGCTGCCACCGCGCTCGCGCGGAGTGATCGCCCTGGAGGAGTCCAACTGCACCTCCTGCATGCTCTGTGCGCGGGAGTGCCCGGACTGGTGCATCTACATCGACTCCCACAAGGAGACGGTGCCCCCGACCACCGAGGGCGGGCGCGAGCGCAAGGAGAACGTGCTCGACCGCTTCGCCATCGACTTCAGCCTCTGCATGTACTGCGGCATCTGCATCGAGGTCTGCCCGTTCGACGCGCTCTTCTGGAGCCCGGAGTTCGAGTACGCCGAGACCGACATCCGCGACCTGCTGCACGAGAAGGACCGGCTGGGCCAGTGGATGGCCACGGTCCCCGCGCCGCCCGCGCTGGATCAGGGCGCGCCCACCTCACCCCAGCCGTCTCACGTCGGTGGATCCACGGAACCTCCGGAGACGGAGCAGCCGGCGCCGTGA
- a CDS encoding complex I subunit 1/NuoH family protein: MSTFGEVVLRSLCVLIGFLVLPLLVGQTEHKLMAHMQGRLGPMYAGGFHGWAQLVADGVKFTQKEDIVPLAADKPVFRLAPALGIVSYLLALAVIPFGPHLVAAGITGSLLWVLAVGAIGTVGTLMAGWSSGNKYALIGGLRSAAQLVSYEVPLILAGASFAMAAGSFSLVSIAHAWTPWWLLWQLPGAIVFLVAGTAELQRPPFDMPVADSEVVMGPWTEYTGLRFALFLLAEYAGIVVVSLLLAVLYLGGWTGPFDHQIGPFWVLLKGFFFAVIILWMRMSWPRLREDQLQRVAWLGLVPLALLQIVLTAAGVVLTT; encoded by the coding sequence GTGAGCACGTTCGGCGAGGTCGTGCTGCGGTCGCTGTGCGTGCTGATCGGGTTCCTCGTGCTGCCGCTGCTCGTCGGGCAGACCGAGCACAAGCTGATGGCGCACATGCAGGGACGCCTCGGCCCGATGTACGCCGGCGGCTTCCACGGCTGGGCGCAGCTGGTCGCGGACGGGGTGAAGTTCACCCAGAAGGAGGACATCGTCCCGCTCGCCGCCGACAAGCCGGTCTTCCGTCTCGCGCCCGCGCTCGGCATCGTGTCCTACCTGCTCGCGCTCGCGGTCATCCCGTTCGGGCCGCACCTGGTCGCCGCCGGGATCACCGGCAGCCTGCTCTGGGTGCTCGCGGTCGGCGCGATCGGCACGGTGGGCACGCTGATGGCCGGGTGGTCCAGCGGCAACAAGTACGCGCTCATCGGCGGCCTGCGCTCCGCGGCCCAGCTCGTCTCCTACGAGGTGCCGCTGATCCTCGCGGGCGCCTCGTTCGCGATGGCCGCCGGATCCTTCTCCCTGGTCTCGATCGCCCACGCGTGGACCCCGTGGTGGCTGCTGTGGCAGCTGCCGGGGGCGATCGTCTTCCTGGTCGCGGGCACCGCGGAGCTGCAGCGTCCGCCGTTCGACATGCCGGTCGCGGACTCCGAGGTCGTGATGGGTCCGTGGACGGAGTACACCGGCCTGCGGTTCGCCCTCTTCCTGCTCGCCGAGTACGCCGGCATCGTGGTGGTCTCGCTGCTGCTCGCCGTGCTCTACCTGGGCGGCTGGACCGGCCCCTTCGACCACCAGATCGGTCCGTTCTGGGTGCTGCTCAAGGGGTTCTTCTTCGCCGTGATCATCCTGTGGATGCGGATGTCGTGGCCGAGGCTGCGTGAAGACCAGCTGCAGCGGGTCGCCTGGCTCGGGCTCGTGCCCCTGGCGCTGCTGCAGATCGTGCTGACCGCTGCAGGGGTGGTGCTGACGACATGA
- a CDS encoding NADH-quinone oxidoreductase subunit C: protein MTDEIPTVRCALADWTDTLRDARSGGFAMFDFLTAVDETDRADEPGFDIVAHLYDPTPGALRETLVTTTVPDGEAVPSCTGLWRGAAWHERETHEMFGIPFDGFDDGTGLGLRPLLLPDGFVGTPLRKSFVLTARVSKPWPGAKDPADTPTGQAEPAKTDAKPARAPRRRMQPPGIPDPTWGPR, encoded by the coding sequence GTGACCGACGAGATCCCCACCGTCCGCTGCGCTCTCGCGGACTGGACCGACACGCTGCGTGACGCGCGCAGCGGCGGTTTCGCGATGTTCGACTTCCTGACGGCGGTCGACGAGACCGACCGCGCCGACGAGCCGGGCTTCGACATCGTCGCGCACCTCTACGACCCGACGCCCGGTGCCCTGCGCGAAACCCTCGTCACGACAACGGTGCCCGACGGTGAAGCGGTGCCCAGCTGCACCGGTCTGTGGCGCGGTGCGGCGTGGCACGAGCGTGAGACCCACGAGATGTTCGGCATCCCCTTCGACGGATTCGACGACGGCACCGGCCTGGGTCTGCGGCCGCTGCTGCTGCCGGACGGGTTCGTCGGCACCCCGCTGCGCAAGTCCTTCGTGCTGACCGCCCGGGTCAGCAAGCCGTGGCCGGGCGCCAAGGACCCAGCTGACACCCCGACCGGTCAGGCCGAACCGGCGAAGACCGACGCCAAACCGGCACGCGCGCCGCGCCGCCGGATGCAGCCGCCCGGCATCCCCGACCCCACCTGGGGTCCACGGTGA
- a CDS encoding NADH-quinone oxidoreductase subunit B — MTTDLPLPRVGPAQVAAPKPMRLVLNWGRRYSLWVFNFGLACCAIEFIAASMARHDFIRLGVIPFAPGPRQADLMVVSGTVTDKMAPAIRRLYDQMPEPKYVISFGACSNSGGPYWDSYCVTKGVDQLIPVDVYVPGCPPRPEALLQGILALQDRIASERPSTASLREKLGPYAGRRATAAEVSRPLVAPPAPPEAGS, encoded by the coding sequence ATGACGACCGATCTCCCCCTGCCGCGCGTCGGCCCCGCGCAGGTAGCCGCACCCAAGCCGATGCGCCTGGTGCTGAACTGGGGCCGCCGCTACTCCCTGTGGGTCTTCAACTTCGGGCTCGCCTGCTGCGCCATCGAGTTCATCGCAGCCTCCATGGCCCGTCACGACTTCATCCGCCTCGGCGTCATCCCGTTCGCTCCGGGTCCGCGGCAGGCCGACCTGATGGTCGTCTCGGGCACGGTCACCGACAAGATGGCGCCCGCCATCCGCCGGCTCTACGACCAGATGCCCGAGCCGAAGTACGTGATCTCGTTCGGCGCCTGCTCCAACTCCGGCGGGCCGTACTGGGACTCCTACTGCGTCACCAAGGGCGTCGATCAGCTGATCCCCGTCGACGTCTACGTGCCCGGCTGCCCGCCGCGGCCCGAGGCGCTCCTGCAGGGCATCCTCGCGCTGCAGGACCGCATCGCGAGCGAGCGCCCCAGCACCGCGTCGCTGCGCGAGAAGCTCGGTCCGTACGCCGGTCGCCGCGCCACCGCGGCCGAGGTGAGTCGCCCGCTGGTCGCACCTCCGGCACCCCCGGAGGCCGGCTCGTGA
- a CDS encoding NADH-quinone oxidoreductase subunit A, with protein sequence MSSGLSGYLVLAGVTAAGVLLFVAAMLARRLLAPRAPSQAKASTYESGVDPVAGGWAQTHVRYMTFAFLYLVFAVDSVFLFPWALVLRDKAINRASLLEMGIFAAVILVGLAHAARRGLLRWTLDN encoded by the coding sequence GTGAGTTCTGGGTTGAGCGGGTACCTCGTACTCGCCGGGGTGACGGCGGCCGGCGTGCTGCTCTTCGTCGCCGCCATGCTGGCCCGGCGCCTGCTCGCGCCGCGCGCGCCCAGCCAGGCCAAGGCATCGACGTACGAGTCGGGCGTCGACCCGGTCGCGGGCGGCTGGGCGCAGACCCACGTGCGCTACATGACGTTCGCGTTCCTCTACCTGGTCTTCGCGGTCGACTCCGTCTTCCTCTTCCCCTGGGCGCTCGTACTGCGGGACAAGGCCATCAACCGCGCCAGCCTGCTGGAGATGGGCATCTTCGCGGCCGTCATCCTGGTCGGCCTGGCGCACGCCGCCCGGCGCGGGCTGCTGCGCTGGACGCTCGACAACTGA
- a CDS encoding DUF2332 domain-containing protein has protein sequence MSDLESIEDRLTAWSQEYADLPLYSSITANAARDDEVAGLLLSAQPGQARPVLLLAALHDLVLDHPGLPVAQWYPSVVGPDAVATGDPWPEVRDAAMAHADRLREVIATRSTQTNEVNRCVYLAALLQRACTDVPDLPVGLVEIGASAGLLLGIDRYRTTIETPGDSHGERAAYGPADSNVQCLGEDRSARPAGGLRLPAIASARGIDLHPVDLSDESAVRWLAACLWPEVPGRYERFTAAVDLLRADPPAVDRGDMIDDLPATLARAGGDHLVLFSSWALTYVERSRRPLVARHLAAAARDGRPVSWITAEPPRCMPEVELPPHLRDAQGGTVLGARRWRDGAELEPAYWGTAHPHGHWFDFA, from the coding sequence ATGAGCGATCTGGAGTCGATCGAGGACCGGCTCACGGCGTGGTCGCAGGAGTACGCCGACCTGCCGCTCTACAGCTCCATCACCGCGAACGCCGCCCGCGACGACGAGGTGGCGGGGCTGTTGCTGTCGGCTCAGCCCGGCCAGGCGCGCCCCGTGCTCCTCCTGGCGGCCCTGCACGACCTCGTACTCGATCACCCCGGTCTGCCCGTCGCCCAGTGGTATCCGAGCGTGGTCGGGCCGGACGCGGTGGCGACGGGAGACCCGTGGCCAGAAGTGCGCGACGCGGCCATGGCACACGCCGACCGGCTGCGCGAGGTCATCGCGACCCGCTCCACCCAGACCAACGAGGTCAACCGCTGCGTCTACCTGGCCGCGCTGCTGCAGCGCGCCTGCACGGACGTGCCCGATCTGCCGGTCGGGCTGGTGGAGATCGGCGCCAGTGCCGGGTTGCTGCTGGGCATCGACCGCTACCGCACGACGATCGAGACGCCTGGCGACTCGCACGGTGAGCGGGCGGCGTACGGGCCGGCGGACTCCAACGTGCAGTGCCTGGGCGAGGACCGCTCCGCCCGACCTGCCGGCGGGTTGCGACTCCCGGCGATCGCGAGCGCCCGCGGCATCGACCTGCACCCCGTCGACCTGTCCGACGAGTCCGCCGTGCGGTGGCTGGCCGCGTGCCTGTGGCCGGAGGTGCCGGGCCGGTACGAACGGTTCACCGCAGCCGTGGACCTGCTGCGCGCCGATCCGCCGGCCGTCGATCGCGGCGACATGATCGACGACCTGCCGGCCACCCTGGCACGAGCGGGCGGCGACCACCTCGTGCTCTTCAGCTCCTGGGCGCTGACGTACGTCGAGCGGTCCCGCCGTCCGCTGGTGGCGCGCCATCTGGCCGCCGCGGCCCGTGACGGGCGACCGGTCAGCTGGATCACCGCCGAGCCGCCGCGCTGCATGCCCGAGGTCGAGCTGCCGCCGCATCTGCGGGACGCGCAGGGCGGCACGGTGCTGGGGGCCCGCCGCTGGCGCGACGGGGCGGAGTTGGAGCCGGCGTACTGGGGCACCGCCCATCCGCACGGTCACTGGTTCGACTTCGCCTGA
- a CDS encoding Lrp/AsnC family transcriptional regulator — translation MGRVLMKEVRSGGVGHSAAPLDDTDQVLLGLLAADARMANKALARAAGIAPSTCLNRVRLLRERGVIRGYHADIDPEAIGRPIQAFVSVRLRAGSRSRIRELTGRLAALPGVLNVYFLAGANDFQLHVACESPSALSNFVVDNLSASQDVALTETTLIFEHVAGRAQTRHTHPG, via the coding sequence ATGGGACGGGTGTTGATGAAGGAAGTTCGGTCCGGTGGTGTGGGTCACAGCGCGGCGCCGCTGGACGACACCGATCAGGTGCTGCTCGGACTGCTCGCGGCGGACGCCCGGATGGCCAACAAGGCCCTGGCGCGCGCGGCCGGCATCGCGCCGTCCACCTGCCTCAACCGGGTGCGGCTGTTGCGTGAGCGCGGGGTGATCCGCGGCTACCACGCGGACATCGATCCGGAGGCGATCGGACGCCCGATCCAGGCGTTCGTCTCGGTCCGGCTGCGCGCCGGATCGCGTTCGCGGATCAGGGAGCTCACCGGTCGGCTGGCGGCGCTGCCGGGGGTGCTGAACGTGTACTTCCTGGCGGGCGCCAACGACTTCCAGCTGCACGTGGCATGCGAATCGCCCTCCGCGCTCAGCAACTTCGTGGTCGACAACCTCAGCGCCTCCCAGGACGTGGCCCTCACCGAGACCACCCTGATCTTCGAGCACGTCGCCGGCCGTGCTCAGACCCGGCACACCCACCCCGGGTGA
- the ald gene encoding alanine dehydrogenase produces MRVGVPKEVKNHEYRVAITPIGVHELVTQGHDVCIEKGAGVGSSIHDEEYVAAGAKIIDSADDVWADAEMILKVKEPVEQEYHRMREGQLLFTYLHLAADKPLTDELLRRKVTGIAYETVQLPSGGLPLLYPMSEVAGCLAPQVGAHSLMKAQGGRGVLMGGVGGVANAKVVVIGAGVSGQNAANIALGMGADVTMLDTDLDKLRMSFWRYSNRVHGLASSSLAIRQQLLEADMVIGAVLIPGARAPKLVTNELVSQMKPGSVLVDIAVDQGGCFEDTHPTTHADPTYMVHDSVFYCVANMPGAVPNTSTYALTNATLPYTVALARKGWQQACRDDHSLALGLNTYDGSLTNAPVAEAHGLTSTSVEDAIA; encoded by the coding sequence GTGCGCGTCGGCGTACCCAAGGAAGTCAAGAACCACGAGTACCGGGTGGCCATCACCCCGATCGGCGTGCACGAGCTGGTCACGCAGGGCCACGACGTCTGCATCGAGAAGGGTGCCGGCGTGGGCTCCTCGATCCACGACGAGGAGTACGTCGCGGCCGGTGCGAAGATCATCGACTCCGCCGATGACGTGTGGGCCGACGCCGAGATGATCCTCAAGGTCAAGGAGCCGGTGGAGCAGGAGTACCACCGCATGCGCGAGGGCCAGCTGCTCTTCACCTACCTGCACCTGGCCGCCGACAAGCCGCTCACCGACGAGCTGCTGAGGCGCAAGGTCACCGGCATCGCGTACGAGACGGTGCAGCTGCCCTCCGGCGGCCTGCCGCTGCTCTACCCGATGTCCGAGGTCGCCGGGTGCCTCGCACCGCAGGTCGGCGCGCACTCCCTCATGAAGGCGCAGGGCGGTCGCGGCGTGCTCATGGGCGGCGTCGGCGGCGTCGCCAACGCCAAGGTCGTCGTCATCGGCGCGGGTGTCTCCGGCCAGAACGCCGCGAACATCGCGCTCGGCATGGGCGCCGACGTCACGATGCTCGACACCGACCTGGACAAGCTGCGGATGTCGTTCTGGCGCTACAGCAACCGGGTGCACGGGCTGGCGTCGTCGTCGCTGGCGATCCGCCAGCAGCTGCTGGAGGCCGACATGGTCATCGGTGCGGTGCTCATCCCGGGCGCGCGCGCCCCGAAGCTGGTCACCAACGAGCTGGTCTCGCAGATGAAGCCCGGCTCGGTGCTCGTCGACATCGCGGTCGACCAGGGCGGCTGCTTCGAGGACACCCACCCGACCACGCACGCCGACCCGACGTACATGGTGCACGACTCGGTCTTCTATTGCGTCGCGAACATGCCCGGTGCGGTGCCGAACACCTCGACGTACGCGCTCACCAACGCGACGCTGCCCTACACGGTCGCGCTCGCCCGCAAGGGCTGGCAGCAGGCCTGCCGCGACGACCACTCGCTCGCGCTGGGGCTCAACACGTACGACGGCTCGCTCACCAACGCCCCGGTCGCCGAGGCGCACGGGCTGACCTCGACCTCGGTGGAGGACGCCATCGCCTGA
- a CDS encoding urease subunit gamma, translating into MHLTPADTEKLLLSVAGMVARDRLARGVRLNYPESVALLSTWVIERAREGALVADLMESGREVLTRDQVMDGVAEMIPDVQVEATFPDGRKLVTLHHPIA; encoded by the coding sequence ATGCACCTGACACCCGCCGACACCGAGAAGCTGCTGCTCTCGGTCGCCGGGATGGTCGCCCGCGACCGGCTCGCGCGCGGCGTCCGGCTCAACTACCCCGAGAGCGTCGCCCTGCTCTCGACGTGGGTCATCGAGCGGGCCCGTGAGGGCGCGCTGGTCGCCGACCTGATGGAGTCCGGCCGTGAGGTCCTCACCCGCGATCAGGTGATGGACGGCGTGGCCGAGATGATCCCCGACGTCCAGGTCGAGGCGACGTTCCCCGACGGACGCAAGCTCGTGACGCTGCACCACCCGATCGCATGA